Proteins encoded in a region of the Paucibacter sediminis genome:
- a CDS encoding MaoC family dehydratase: MSNTPTYAFEDFQPGRSFEFGQRVVDREELLRFAAAYDPQPLHLDEAAAEASVLAGLSASGWHTCAMTMRMMCDAYLLDSTSQGSPGIDALRWLKPVRPGDTLKVRMTVLEARQSKTRPQIGLVRSGWEVFNQHGEPVMTMEGWGMFGLRQPPAAG; encoded by the coding sequence ATGAGCAACACACCGACCTACGCCTTCGAGGACTTCCAGCCCGGCCGCAGCTTCGAGTTCGGCCAGCGCGTGGTAGACCGCGAGGAACTGCTGCGCTTTGCCGCCGCCTACGACCCCCAGCCCCTGCATCTGGACGAGGCCGCCGCCGAGGCCTCGGTGCTGGCCGGGCTCTCGGCCAGCGGCTGGCACACCTGCGCCATGACCATGCGCATGATGTGCGACGCCTATCTGCTGGACTCCACCAGCCAGGGCTCGCCGGGCATCGACGCGCTGCGCTGGCTCAAGCCGGTGCGGCCGGGCGACACCCTCAAGGTGCGCATGACGGTGCTGGAGGCGCGCCAGAGCAAGACCCGACCCCAGATCGGCCTGGTGCGCTCGGGCTGGGAGGTCTTCAACCAGCATGGCGAGCCGGTGATGACGATGGAGGGCTGGGGCATGTTCGGCCTGCGCCAGCCGCCAGCCGCCGGCTGA
- the gstA gene encoding glutathione transferase GstA, translating into MKLYHSPGACSLSPHIVLREAGLPFELVLASTKTKKLQDGTDFYTINAKGSVPVLELDNGERLTEGPAIVQYIADQVPAKNLVPAAGTWPRYRQQEWLNFITSELHKGFSPLFNPDVPEASKAISRAKLGERLAWVNEQLEGKQYLMGDTFTAADAYLFTVSNWGQYVGVDVSGLAHLVAYRARVAARPAVVEAMKAEGLLK; encoded by the coding sequence ATGAAGCTCTATCACAGCCCCGGCGCCTGCTCGCTGTCGCCCCACATCGTGCTGCGCGAAGCCGGTCTGCCCTTCGAGCTGGTGTTGGCCAGCACCAAGACCAAGAAGCTGCAGGACGGCACGGACTTCTACACCATCAATGCCAAGGGCTCGGTGCCCGTGCTGGAGCTGGACAACGGCGAGCGCCTCACCGAAGGCCCGGCCATCGTGCAGTACATCGCCGACCAGGTGCCCGCCAAGAACCTCGTGCCCGCCGCCGGCACCTGGCCGCGCTACCGCCAGCAGGAATGGCTCAACTTCATCACCAGCGAGCTGCACAAGGGCTTCTCGCCGCTCTTCAACCCCGACGTGCCCGAGGCCTCCAAGGCGATCTCGCGCGCCAAGCTGGGCGAGCGCCTGGCCTGGGTCAACGAGCAGCTGGAAGGCAAGCAGTACCTGATGGGCGACACCTTCACCGCCGCCGACGCCTATCTGTTCACCGTCTCCAACTGGGGCCAGTACGTGGGCGTGGATGTGAGCGGCCTGGCGCACCTGGTGGCCTACCGCGCGCGTGTGGCGGCGCGCCCCGCCGTGGTCGAAGCCATGAAGGCCGAGGGTTTGCTGAAGTGA
- a CDS encoding NUDIX hydrolase produces the protein MTGQRAEAAGQLAGYLARYPDEAARLAALAAQLAEDGGDVFGRANMRGHITTSAIVLDASLSRVLLIHHKTLDRWLQPGGHYEAPGSLWDSALREVAEETGVQGLRAHPALQGLPLDIDSHAIPANPRKQEGAHWHHDYAYLALANQDAAASQALSAQLDEVHAAAWRPLAQLGNLPSDRLRTVLRKLASLLA, from the coding sequence GTGACGGGCCAGCGCGCCGAAGCAGCCGGGCAGCTCGCAGGCTATCTGGCGCGCTACCCCGACGAGGCGGCGCGCCTGGCCGCGCTCGCGGCGCAGCTCGCCGAAGACGGCGGCGATGTGTTCGGCCGCGCCAATATGCGCGGCCACATCACCACCAGCGCGATCGTGCTGGACGCCAGCCTGAGCCGGGTGCTGCTGATCCATCACAAGACGCTGGATCGCTGGTTGCAGCCTGGCGGCCATTACGAGGCGCCGGGCTCGCTGTGGGACTCGGCGCTGCGCGAGGTGGCCGAGGAGACCGGCGTGCAGGGCCTGCGCGCCCACCCGGCGCTGCAAGGCCTGCCGCTGGACATCGACAGCCATGCCATTCCCGCCAACCCGCGCAAGCAGGAGGGCGCGCACTGGCACCACGACTACGCCTATCTGGCGCTGGCGAATCAAGACGCTGCCGCGTCGCAGGCACTCAGCGCCCAGCTGGACGAGGTGCATGCGGCCGCCTGGCGGCCGCTGGCGCAACTCGGTAACCTGCCCAGCGACAGGTTGCGCACCGTGCTGCGCAAGCTGGCGTCCCTGCTGGCTTAG
- a CDS encoding thioredoxin family protein, producing MMKLFTPIALAVTLSLAAPQAHAAASASIAWQEAAGDSDVDKAFAQARGEKKPVLLYWGAKWCPPCNQLKATLFNRQDFIEQTRAIVPVHIDGDVPGAQKLGTRFKVRGYPTMILFSPDGQELTRLPGEADAPQVLKVLQLGLAGGRPIKAVLADAKAGKKLSANEWKLLSFYSWETDEQQLVPVAERAGLLAQLAAASQGVDGETTTRLWLKTLAASDDGKGVKPDKALGDKVRAVLANPAESRLHMDVLTNGAADIVKTLTPAAGAERKALVAAFETTLKRLEADATLSRADRITALIARVDLARLEVAPSELHPKLSAGLVNEVKQHAARADREITDGYERQAVITSAAHVLGQAGLWKDSDELLKASLTKSHSPYYLMSSLGGNAKKQGRKDEALKWYEEAFNKSEGPATRLQWGSGYFAALTELAPQDAARIEKTAAQLFSEAAQDKGSFYERSARSLQKVGGSLAKWNANGQHDAVLARLKSQLDGICAKVDAADKQRETCESLVKAPAKKG from the coding sequence ATGATGAAACTCTTCACGCCCATCGCCCTCGCGGTCACCCTCAGCCTGGCCGCGCCGCAAGCGCATGCCGCCGCCAGCGCCAGCATCGCCTGGCAGGAGGCCGCCGGCGACAGCGATGTCGACAAGGCCTTTGCGCAGGCGCGCGGCGAGAAGAAGCCGGTGCTGCTTTACTGGGGCGCCAAGTGGTGCCCACCCTGCAACCAGCTCAAGGCCACGCTGTTCAACCGCCAGGACTTCATCGAGCAGACCCGCGCCATCGTGCCGGTGCATATCGACGGCGACGTGCCCGGTGCGCAGAAGCTGGGCACCCGCTTCAAGGTGCGCGGCTACCCGACCATGATTCTGTTCAGCCCCGACGGCCAGGAGCTCACGCGCCTGCCCGGCGAGGCGGATGCGCCGCAGGTGCTGAAGGTGCTGCAGCTGGGCCTGGCCGGCGGCCGCCCCATCAAGGCGGTGCTGGCCGATGCCAAGGCCGGCAAGAAGCTATCAGCGAATGAATGGAAGCTGCTGAGCTTCTACTCCTGGGAGACCGACGAGCAGCAGCTGGTGCCGGTGGCCGAGCGCGCCGGCCTGCTGGCCCAGCTGGCCGCGGCCAGCCAGGGCGTGGACGGCGAGACCACCACGCGCCTGTGGCTCAAGACCCTGGCCGCCAGCGATGATGGCAAGGGCGTCAAGCCCGACAAGGCCTTGGGCGACAAGGTCAGGGCGGTGCTGGCCAACCCGGCCGAGTCGCGCCTGCACATGGATGTGCTGACGAATGGCGCGGCCGACATCGTCAAGACCCTGACGCCCGCGGCCGGCGCCGAACGCAAGGCCCTGGTGGCCGCCTTCGAGACCACGCTCAAGCGCCTGGAGGCCGATGCCACGCTCTCGCGCGCCGACCGCATCACCGCGCTGATCGCGCGCGTGGACCTGGCGCGCCTGGAGGTGGCGCCGAGCGAGCTGCATCCCAAGCTCAGCGCCGGCCTGGTGAACGAGGTCAAGCAACATGCCGCGCGCGCCGACCGCGAGATCACCGACGGCTACGAGCGCCAGGCCGTGATCACCTCGGCCGCCCATGTGCTGGGCCAGGCCGGGCTCTGGAAGGACAGCGACGAGCTGCTCAAGGCCAGCCTCACCAAGAGCCACTCGCCCTACTACCTGATGAGCTCGCTGGGCGGCAATGCCAAGAAGCAGGGCCGCAAGGACGAGGCGCTGAAGTGGTACGAGGAGGCCTTCAACAAGAGCGAGGGCCCGGCCACGCGCCTGCAATGGGGCTCGGGCTATTTCGCCGCCCTCACCGAGCTGGCGCCGCAGGATGCCGCCCGCATCGAGAAGACCGCCGCCCAGCTCTTCAGCGAGGCCGCGCAGGACAAGGGCAGCTTCTACGAGCGCAGCGCGCGTTCGCTGCAGAAGGTGGGCGGCTCGCTCGCCAAGTGGAACGCGAACGGCCAGCATGACGCCGTGCTGGCGCGCCTGAAGAGCCAGCTGGACGGCATCTGCGCCAAGGTGGACGCGGCCGACAAGCAGCGCGAGACCTGCGAGAGCCTGGTGAAGGCGCCGGCGAAGAAGGGCTAA
- a CDS encoding DNA alkylation repair protein translates to MHPSVPLAQRLQEALAALRAQARPDQLAGMARFGLTGAGRLGLAVPSLRALGKRLGPDHELALALWDSGIPDAQILASLLAEPSRFTLAQLNHWVAGMQAWDVCDQACLNALRRSPLAWARIPVWARRREEFAKRAAFSLLAVLAVHDKARPDADFEAMLPLIDAAAGDARNFVKKSVNWALRQIGKRNSALCSAAIAAAERLRERPEPSARWIAADALRELQRRRGA, encoded by the coding sequence ATGCATCCCTCCGTGCCCCTGGCGCAGCGCCTTCAAGAGGCGCTGGCGGCCCTGCGGGCCCAGGCGCGCCCCGATCAGCTGGCCGGCATGGCGCGCTTCGGCCTGACCGGCGCCGGCCGGCTGGGCCTGGCCGTGCCCAGCCTGCGTGCGCTTGGCAAGCGCCTGGGCCCCGACCATGAGCTGGCGCTGGCCCTGTGGGACAGCGGCATTCCCGATGCCCAGATCCTGGCCTCGTTGCTGGCCGAGCCCTCACGGTTCACGCTGGCGCAGCTGAACCATTGGGTCGCCGGCATGCAGGCCTGGGATGTGTGCGACCAGGCCTGCCTGAACGCCCTGCGCCGCTCGCCGCTGGCCTGGGCGCGCATCCCGGTGTGGGCGCGCCGCCGCGAGGAATTCGCCAAGCGCGCCGCCTTCTCGCTGCTGGCCGTGCTGGCGGTGCACGACAAGGCGCGCCCCGATGCCGATTTCGAGGCCATGCTGCCGCTGATTGACGCGGCCGCCGGCGACGCGCGCAACTTCGTCAAGAAGTCGGTCAACTGGGCGCTGCGCCAGATCGGCAAGCGCAACAGCGCGTTGTGCAGCGCCGCCATCGCCGCCGCCGAGCGGCTGCGCGAGCGCCCCGAGCCCAGCGCGCGCTGGATCGCGGCCGACGCGCTGCGTGAGCTTCAGCGCCGGCGCGGCGCCTGA
- a CDS encoding ATP-binding protein, which produces MRPTWPRPRSLQARLLALTLGLVLGAWLASALVVWLDTRHELDELLDAHLAQAAALLVAQQVHEMADEHGAGVDAPSLHRYAPKVAFQVFHEGRLVLRSANAPAAPLVDAAEGFRSGLRSVRVGGEAWRVFAAHGSERDVQVYVGEQLASRASIVWAVLRGMLSPMLLALPLLALALWWAVRRGTLPLRALGAQLRQRRPDSLLALQLPDAPAEMRPMLDALNALFERIAALLEAERRFTADAAHELRTPIAAIRAQAQVALGASEDGERRHALQATLQGCDRAGRLVEQMLTLARLEAEQAPAGAPVDLLALARRVLAELAPAALQQGQDLALEGETPCPVAGNETLLAVLLRNLVDNALRYSPAGARVRVSVDQAAGATRLLVADSGPGLDAVQCQRLGERFFRVLGSGRDGSGLGWSIVRRIAQAQGARIELGRSAELGGLEVRLSWPAA; this is translated from the coding sequence ATGAGGCCGACCTGGCCGCGCCCGCGCTCGCTGCAGGCCCGGCTGCTGGCGCTGACCCTGGGCCTGGTGCTGGGCGCCTGGCTGGCCAGCGCGCTGGTGGTGTGGCTGGACACGCGCCACGAACTCGACGAGCTGCTGGACGCCCACCTGGCGCAGGCGGCCGCCCTGCTGGTGGCCCAGCAGGTGCACGAGATGGCGGACGAGCATGGCGCGGGCGTGGATGCGCCCAGCCTGCACCGCTACGCACCCAAGGTGGCCTTCCAGGTCTTTCATGAGGGCCGGCTGGTGCTGCGCTCGGCGAATGCGCCGGCGGCGCCGCTGGTCGACGCCGCCGAGGGCTTCCGCAGCGGCCTGCGCAGCGTGCGGGTTGGCGGCGAGGCCTGGCGCGTGTTTGCCGCCCATGGCAGCGAGCGCGATGTGCAGGTCTATGTGGGCGAGCAGCTCGCCTCGCGGGCCTCCATCGTCTGGGCGGTGCTGCGCGGCATGCTGAGCCCGATGCTGCTGGCCCTGCCCTTGCTGGCCCTGGCGCTGTGGTGGGCGGTGCGGCGCGGCACCCTGCCCCTGCGCGCCCTGGGGGCACAGCTGCGCCAGCGCCGCCCCGACAGCCTGCTGGCCCTGCAGTTGCCGGACGCGCCGGCAGAGATGCGGCCCATGCTGGACGCGCTCAACGCCCTGTTCGAGCGCATCGCCGCGCTGCTGGAGGCCGAGCGCCGCTTCACCGCCGACGCCGCACATGAGCTGCGCACCCCGATCGCCGCGATCCGCGCCCAGGCCCAGGTGGCGCTGGGTGCGAGCGAGGACGGCGAGCGCCGCCATGCCCTGCAGGCCACGCTGCAGGGCTGCGACCGCGCCGGCCGGCTGGTGGAACAGATGCTGACGCTGGCCCGGCTGGAGGCCGAGCAGGCGCCGGCGGGCGCGCCGGTGGACCTGCTGGCGCTGGCGCGCCGCGTGCTGGCCGAGCTGGCACCGGCGGCCCTGCAGCAGGGGCAAGACCTGGCCCTGGAGGGCGAAACCCCCTGCCCGGTGGCGGGCAACGAAACCCTGCTGGCGGTGCTGCTGCGCAATCTGGTGGACAACGCGCTGCGCTACAGCCCGGCCGGCGCACGCGTGCGCGTCAGCGTCGACCAGGCCGCCGGCGCCACCCGGCTGCTGGTGGCCGACAGCGGGCCGGGGCTGGACGCGGTGCAATGCCAGCGCCTGGGCGAGCGCTTCTTCCGCGTGCTGGGCAGCGGCCGCGACGGCAGCGGCCTGGGCTGGTCCATCGTGCGCCGCATCGCCCAGGCCCAGGGCGCCCGCATCGAGCTGGGCCGCAGCGCCGAGCTGGGCGGGCTGGAGGTGCGGCTGAGCTGGCCGGCCGCCTGA
- a CDS encoding winged helix-turn-helix domain-containing protein — MRILLAEDDPLLGDGLRAGLRQLGFSVDWVRDGPAAERELRAEPYAAAVLDLGLPGLDGMEVLASVRRAGVSLPVLVLTARDAIPERIRGLDLGADDYVLKPVDLHELAARLRALVRRAHGQPQELLRAQGVVLDPAGRSVSLDGQPVTLATREFDLLQLLMLNAGRVLSREQLEQQLYAWGQEVESNAVEVHVHHLRRKLGAGLIQTVRGVGYLLQREAAKP; from the coding sequence ATGCGCATCCTGCTTGCCGAAGACGACCCCCTGCTGGGCGACGGCCTGCGCGCCGGCCTGCGCCAGCTCGGCTTCTCGGTGGACTGGGTGCGCGACGGCCCGGCCGCCGAGCGCGAGCTGCGCGCCGAGCCCTATGCCGCCGCGGTGCTGGACCTGGGCCTGCCCGGCCTGGACGGCATGGAGGTGCTAGCCAGCGTGCGGCGCGCCGGCGTGAGCCTGCCGGTGCTGGTGTTGACGGCGCGCGACGCCATCCCCGAGCGCATCCGCGGCCTCGACCTGGGCGCCGACGACTATGTGCTCAAGCCGGTGGACCTGCACGAGCTGGCGGCACGCCTGCGCGCGCTGGTGCGCCGCGCCCATGGCCAGCCGCAGGAGCTGCTGCGCGCCCAGGGCGTGGTGCTGGACCCGGCCGGGCGCAGCGTCAGCCTGGACGGCCAGCCCGTCACGCTGGCCACGCGCGAGTTCGATCTGCTGCAGCTGCTGATGCTCAACGCCGGCCGCGTGCTCTCGCGCGAGCAGCTGGAGCAGCAGCTCTATGCCTGGGGCCAGGAGGTGGAGAGCAATGCCGTCGAGGTGCATGTGCACCACCTGCGCCGCAAGCTCGGCGCCGGCCTGATACAGACGGTGCGCGGCGTCGGCTATCTCTTGCAGCGCGAGGCAGCCAAGCCATGA
- a CDS encoding diheme cytochrome c: MMNMKSFALLLAAALLPAAAARADGERLRPATANPSYQQECGGCHLAYPPALLPAASWQRITADLGKHYGSDASLDPATTQTLTRWLLLNAGSGKRAREAPQQDRITRAAWFQRKHDELPAGVWQRPAIKSPANCAACHTGAEQGDFSEHRVRVPR; the protein is encoded by the coding sequence ATGATGAACATGAAGAGCTTTGCGCTGCTGCTGGCGGCGGCCCTGCTGCCCGCCGCCGCCGCCCGCGCCGATGGCGAGCGCCTGCGCCCCGCCACCGCCAACCCCAGCTACCAGCAGGAATGCGGCGGCTGCCACCTGGCCTACCCGCCCGCCCTGCTGCCGGCCGCCTCGTGGCAGCGCATCACCGCCGACCTCGGCAAGCATTACGGCAGCGATGCCTCGCTGGACCCAGCCACCACGCAGACGCTGACGCGCTGGCTGCTGCTGAACGCCGGCAGCGGCAAGCGCGCCCGCGAGGCACCGCAGCAAGACCGCATCACGCGCGCCGCCTGGTTCCAGCGCAAGCACGACGAGCTGCCGGCCGGCGTCTGGCAGCGCCCCGCCATCAAGAGCCCGGCCAACTGCGCGGCCTGCCACACCGGCGCCGAGCAGGGCGACTTCAGCGAGCACCGCGTGCGCGTGCCGCGCTGA
- a CDS encoding DUF1924 domain-containing protein: MRSKTWHLIPTALLALALASGTAGATTAAEQLAALSAQAGTAGDPARGQRLFTSKHGAEWSCSSCHGALPTQAGRHASTGKPIAPLAPAFNPERFGDAAKSEKWFRRNCKDVLGRECSAGEKADVLAWLITLKP, from the coding sequence ATGCGAAGCAAGACCTGGCACCTCATACCGACGGCGCTGCTGGCCCTGGCACTGGCCAGCGGCACGGCCGGCGCCACCACCGCGGCCGAACAGCTGGCCGCGCTGAGCGCCCAGGCCGGCACCGCCGGCGACCCGGCACGCGGCCAGCGCCTCTTCACCAGCAAGCATGGCGCCGAGTGGAGCTGCTCGTCCTGCCATGGCGCCCTGCCCACCCAGGCGGGCCGCCATGCCAGCACCGGCAAGCCGATCGCGCCGCTGGCGCCGGCCTTCAACCCCGAGCGCTTCGGCGATGCCGCCAAGAGCGAGAAATGGTTCCGCCGCAATTGCAAGGACGTGCTGGGCCGCGAATGCAGCGCCGGCGAGAAGGCCGATGTGCTGGCCTGGCTGATCACGCTCAAACCCTGA
- a CDS encoding cation-translocating P-type ATPase, translated as MAASDTTPRGLSAAQAAARLAQDGPNQLTPPRPRTLWHMLAELVREPMLQLMLAAGLIYLLLGDRREALMLLAFVVLMVVISLVQEQRTERVLEALRDLTSPRALVLRDGAPQRIAGTAVVRGDVLVLAEGDRIAADARLLEAYDLQADESLLSGESLPVLKARGEAVLAGSMVVGGQGLAEVTAIGAASEIGHIGSALAEIASPDSPLRSQTRRLVRVFALLGLTLSAGLVLLYGLARGDWLAAVLAGISLAMSMLPQEFLLILTVFMAMGAWRLSRQRVLTRRAATIETLGSATVLCTDKTGTLTLNQMAVAELQPWGQVLPAELLEFAVLASEREPFDAMERALLERARGQQPPVPLHPGWRLVHEYGLSSSLPAMTHVWHDEVGAAVVAVKGAPEAVLSLARLPAAQAEALAAQAQAMAARGLRVLAVARAGWQGQEDWPAAPDGFAWQLLGLVAFADPLRPEVPAAIEECRAAGLRVLMITGDHAETARAIAAQAGLAATAGVLTGPELAEMGEAQLRAAVRSHQVFARIRPEQKLRIVAALKDQGEVVAMTGDGVNDAPSLKAAHIGIAMGGRGTDVAREAAALVLLDDNFASIVQAVRLGRRIFDNLRKAMAFVLAVHVPIAGLSLLPLLLGWPVLLGPVHIAFLELLIDPVCSVVFEAEREEGDVMRRPPRDPQAPLFSAGLMAWSAAQGLLVLLAVAGLFGWLLAQQFSPEQARSLAFVALVACNIGLILANRNLRSSLLQAWLRPNAMLWSMLLATAALLAATLGLAPLREVFRFATMPPPQLLAALGLGLLVWLLLEAMKALARRRL; from the coding sequence ATGGCAGCCAGCGACACGACGCCCCGAGGACTGAGCGCCGCGCAAGCGGCCGCGCGCCTGGCGCAGGACGGCCCCAACCAGCTCACGCCGCCGCGCCCGCGCACGCTCTGGCACATGCTGGCCGAGTTGGTGCGCGAGCCGATGCTGCAGCTGATGCTGGCGGCCGGCCTGATCTATCTGCTGCTGGGCGACCGCCGCGAGGCGCTCATGCTGCTGGCCTTCGTGGTGCTGATGGTGGTGATCAGCCTGGTGCAGGAGCAGCGCACCGAGCGCGTGCTGGAGGCGCTGCGCGATCTCACCAGCCCGCGCGCCCTGGTGCTGCGCGATGGCGCGCCGCAGCGCATTGCCGGCACGGCGGTGGTGCGCGGCGACGTGCTGGTGCTGGCCGAGGGCGACCGCATCGCCGCCGATGCGCGCCTGCTCGAGGCCTACGACCTGCAGGCCGACGAGTCCCTGCTCAGCGGCGAGTCGCTGCCGGTGCTGAAGGCGCGGGGCGAGGCGGTGCTGGCCGGCTCCATGGTGGTGGGCGGCCAGGGCCTGGCCGAGGTGACGGCGATCGGCGCGGCCAGCGAGATCGGCCACATCGGCAGCGCGCTGGCCGAGATCGCCAGCCCCGATTCTCCGCTGCGCAGCCAGACGCGCCGGCTGGTGCGCGTGTTTGCGCTGCTGGGCCTGACGCTGAGCGCCGGCCTGGTGCTGCTCTACGGCCTGGCGCGCGGCGACTGGCTGGCCGCCGTGCTGGCGGGCATCTCGCTGGCGATGTCGATGCTGCCGCAGGAGTTCCTGCTGATACTGACCGTCTTCATGGCGATGGGCGCCTGGCGGCTCTCGCGCCAGCGCGTGCTGACGCGCCGCGCCGCCACCATCGAGACCCTGGGTTCGGCCACCGTGCTGTGCACCGACAAGACCGGCACGCTCACGCTCAACCAGATGGCGGTGGCCGAGCTGCAGCCATGGGGTCAGGTCTTGCCGGCCGAGCTGCTGGAGTTTGCCGTGCTGGCCAGCGAGCGCGAGCCCTTCGATGCGATGGAGCGCGCGCTGCTGGAGCGCGCGCGCGGCCAGCAGCCGCCCGTGCCCCTGCACCCGGGCTGGCGCCTGGTGCATGAATACGGGCTCAGCAGCAGCCTGCCGGCCATGACCCATGTCTGGCACGACGAGGTGGGCGCCGCGGTGGTGGCGGTGAAGGGGGCGCCCGAGGCGGTGCTGAGCCTCGCCCGCCTGCCCGCCGCGCAGGCCGAGGCGCTGGCGGCGCAAGCGCAGGCGATGGCGGCGCGCGGCCTGCGCGTGCTGGCGGTGGCGCGCGCGGGCTGGCAGGGGCAGGAGGACTGGCCGGCCGCGCCGGACGGCTTTGCCTGGCAGCTGCTGGGCCTGGTGGCCTTTGCCGACCCGCTGCGCCCCGAGGTCCCGGCCGCGATCGAGGAATGCCGAGCCGCCGGCCTGCGCGTGCTGATGATCACCGGCGACCATGCCGAGACCGCGCGCGCCATTGCCGCGCAGGCCGGGCTGGCGGCGACGGCCGGCGTGCTCACCGGCCCCGAGCTGGCCGAGATGGGCGAGGCCCAGTTGCGCGCGGCGGTGCGCAGCCACCAGGTGTTTGCGCGCATCCGGCCCGAGCAGAAGCTGCGCATTGTGGCGGCGCTGAAGGACCAGGGCGAGGTGGTGGCGATGACCGGCGATGGCGTCAACGACGCGCCCTCGCTGAAGGCCGCGCACATCGGCATCGCGATGGGCGGGCGCGGCACCGACGTGGCGCGCGAGGCCGCGGCCCTGGTGCTGCTGGACGACAACTTCGCCTCCATCGTGCAGGCGGTGCGGCTGGGGCGGCGCATCTTCGACAACCTGCGCAAGGCCATGGCCTTCGTGCTGGCCGTGCATGTGCCGATCGCCGGGCTCTCGCTGCTGCCCCTGCTGCTGGGCTGGCCGGTGCTGCTGGGGCCGGTGCACATCGCCTTTCTGGAGCTGCTGATCGACCCGGTGTGCTCGGTGGTGTTCGAGGCCGAGCGCGAGGAGGGCGATGTGATGCGGCGACCGCCGCGCGACCCGCAGGCGCCGCTGTTCTCCGCCGGCCTGATGGCCTGGAGCGCGGCCCAGGGCCTGCTGGTGCTGCTGGCCGTGGCCGGCCTGTTCGGCTGGCTGCTGGCGCAGCAGTTCAGCCCCGAGCAGGCACGCAGCCTCGCCTTCGTGGCCCTGGTGGCCTGCAATATCGGCCTGATCCTGGCGAACCGGAACCTGCGCAGCAGCCTCCTGCAGGCCTGGTTGCGGCCGAACGCGATGCTGTGGAGCATGTTGCTGGCCACCGCCGCGCTGCTGGCCGCGACCCTCGGCCTGGCGCCGCTGCGCGAGGTGTTCCGCTTCGCGACGATGCCGCCGCCGCAGCTGCTGGCGGCGCTGGGCCTGGGCCTGCTGGTGTGGCTGCTGCTCGAGGCCATGAAGGCCTTGGCGCGCCGGAGGCTGTGA
- a CDS encoding substrate-binding periplasmic protein, which produces MAFGEKIPPFCFPQTNSGIEVEVIREALAYKGHQLKPSYYPFARVPLAFKDRSVDATMTDLGQDLGAHGGHYGDTAVLYDNVFISLHSRGLNIRKPADLAGLSVVSFSGAATRFPEWLEPVKRAGRYLEVNDQAAQVKTLMLGRYDLVLSDRSIFKYFALQLKREGVAIAPVDEHAFTVPNPMDYRPVFRSRQVRDDFNAGLKHMKDAGRVQAIYDKYLKE; this is translated from the coding sequence ATGGCCTTCGGCGAGAAGATCCCGCCCTTCTGCTTCCCGCAGACCAACTCGGGCATCGAGGTCGAGGTGATACGCGAGGCGCTGGCCTACAAGGGCCACCAGCTCAAGCCCAGCTACTACCCGTTTGCGCGCGTGCCGCTGGCCTTCAAGGACCGCTCGGTCGACGCCACCATGACCGATCTGGGCCAGGACCTGGGCGCGCATGGCGGCCATTACGGCGACACCGCGGTGCTCTACGACAACGTCTTCATCAGCCTGCACAGCCGCGGGCTCAACATCCGCAAGCCGGCCGACCTGGCGGGGCTGTCGGTGGTGTCCTTCAGCGGCGCCGCGACGCGTTTTCCGGAATGGCTGGAGCCGGTGAAGCGCGCCGGCCGCTATCTGGAGGTCAACGACCAGGCGGCCCAGGTCAAGACCCTGATGCTGGGTCGCTACGACCTGGTGCTGAGCGACCGCAGCATCTTCAAGTACTTCGCCCTGCAGCTCAAACGCGAGGGCGTGGCGATCGCGCCGGTGGACGAGCATGCCTTCACCGTGCCCAACCCGATGGACTACCGCCCGGTGTTCCGCAGCCGCCAGGTACGCGACGATTTCAATGCCGGCCTCAAGCACATGAAGGACGCCGGCCGGGTGCAGGCGATCTACGACAAGTATTTGAAGGAGTAG